GGACGTCGGCCTTGATCAGGACCGCGACCTCTTTCTGCTCGCCGGCCTGGATGCGCGCCAGCATCTGATCGAGGGTGCCGCGCCCGGCGGCAACGCCGGCATTGACCCGCTCGCGCGCTTTGCGTTGGCGGAATTCGGAAATCTCGCGCGCCCGCGCTTCGTTCTCGACCGCGACCAGCGGCTCGCCAGCCCCGGGCACCCCGGCGAGACCGAGAATCTCGACCGGCGCGGACGGCAGCGCCTCGCGTAGCGGCTGACCGCGATCATCGAGCATCGCCCGCACCCGCCCCCATTCGGCCCCGGCGACGACGATATCGCCTTGCCGCAGCGTGCCTTTCTGGACGAGGACGGTCGCGACCGGGCCGCGCCCGCGATCGAGCCGGCTTTCGATGACCGTGCCTTCGGCGGCGCGCTGAGGATTGGCACGGAGATCGAGGATCTCGGCCTGCAGCAAAATGGCCTCCTCGAGCTTGTCGAGGCCGGTGCGCTTGAGCGCCGAGACCTCGACCTCCTGGGTGTCGCCGCCCAATGACTCGACCACGATGTCGTGGCTGAGGAGATCGTTCCTGACCCGGTCTGGCTTGGCGCCGGGCTTGTCCATCTTGTTGATGGCGACGATGATCGGCGCGCCGGCGGCTTTCGCGTGACGGATCGCCTCGATGGTCTGCGGCATCACCCCGTCATCGGCGGCGACCACCAGGACGACGATATCGGTGACACTGGCGCCGCGCGCGCGCATCGCGGTGAACGCCTCGTGCCCGGGCGTGTCGATGAAGGTGATCCGCTCGCCCGAGCCAAGCCGCACCTGATAGGCGCCGATATGCTGGGTGATCCCCCCCGCTTCGCCGGCGGCGACATCGGTCGCGCGGAGCGCATCGAGGAGCGAGGTCTTGCCGTGATCGACATGGCCCATGACGGTGACGACCGGCGGGCGCTTGATCATCGCCGCATCGTCGTCGCTGGCACCGGCGAGACCGATCTCGACATCCGAGTCAGAGACCCGCTTGGCGCGGTGCCCGAATTCCTGGACCACGAGTTCGGCGGTATCGGCGTCGATGGTCTGGGTGATGGTTGCCATCACCCCGAGCTTCATCAGCGTCTTGATCACCTCCGGCGCCCGCGCCGCCATCCGGTTGGCCAATTCCTGCACCGAAATGCTTTCCGGCAATACGACGTCGCGCACAACTTTCACCTGGTCCGAACGTAGCCGGTCGAGTTCCGCCTGACGCCGCTCGCGGTCGCGCTGGCGGCGCATGGAGGCAAGCGAGCGCACGCGCTCATCCTCGTCTTCGAGCGCCGCCTGGACATCGATGCGGCTGCCGCGACGGCGATCCTCGGCGGTTTTCTTGACCGCCGGCACTTGCGGCTTGCGCGCCGGCGGGGCGCCGCCAGGACGGCGGGCAGGGCGGGCATCCTCGTCGTCCTCGCCACGCGCGCCACGCAGACGCAGGGTCTCGGTCGGTGCCGCGGGCTTGCTCGCCGGTGCCGCCGCCGGCGCGCGCGGCGCGGCGCGTGGCGCGGCTTCCTCGCCACTCGTGGCGGCGGCCGGCGCGGCCGCCGGCGCGGATGGGGCGGCGGCGCGACGGGCAGCCTCCGCCTCGGCGGCGCGGCGGGCGGCTTCCTCCTCGGCGGCGCGACGCGCTTCCTCCTCGGCGGCCCGGCGCGCTTCTTCCTCGCGCCGACGCGCTTCCTCGGCGGCGGAGAGAATGGAGATTTTTTCCTGCTCGCGGCGTTCGGCTTCGCGCCGCGCCGCTTCGCGCTGCTGTTCGACGAGGGCGCGCTGACGGGCGGCGAGTTCAGCCGCGGTCAAAGCCCGGCCGCTGCCGGCGACGCCGCTGCTCGCGGCGCGGCTCGCCGGTTCGCTGCGGCCGGAACCGCTCCCCGCGGCGGGCGCCGGCGCGGCGGCCGGATTAGCCACGGGGGCGGCGCTCCGCTTCTTGCGGACTTCGACCTGCACCACTTTCGAGCGGCCGTGGCTGAAACTCTGGCGCACAGAGCCGGCATCGACGGTGCGTCCGCCCTCGAGCCGCCCACTCGGCCGCAGCGAAAGCCGCCCCTTGCCGCTGTCCTGATCGTTACCTTCAGTCATTGACCCGTCCGTATCCCGTGCCCTGCCATCTGTCGCCCATTCCTGCGTCACGCCCTCGCGCCCTATCCGGCGCCCGCCAAGCGACCTCGCGCCACCGCCGCGCATCAATGGACCGCTTGCGCTCAATCCTCAAGCCGCATCTCCCGATGACGCCACATCCCTGCCCTCGATTCCGGCGAGGCGCGCGGTATCGGCGGCAATCATGGCCGCGAGCCGCCCCGCAACGAGTGCTACATGCACGACCCGCTCACGGGCGAAAACGCGCCCCAATTCCGCGCCAGAGAGCGGATCGACCACCGCGACCATGCCTCTCGGCTTCATCGCCGCGAGAAACCGGGCCCGTTCTTCGGCGCTGCCATCATGCGCTTCGACGACGAGACCGGCGCGGCCGGAGAGCAGCCATTCCCGCGCTTTATCGAAACCGGCGACGGCTTGCCCAGCCCGCCGGGCGAGCCCGAGGGTTTCGCCGATCCGTGCTCGCAATCCGACAGCGATATTAGCGGCGAGATCCGAAGGCACGCTCACCGGCCGCTTCGCCGCATGCGCGAACACTCCCCGCGTCGCCGCAGCTTTTAACACATCCTGCCGGGCGCTCAACCACATTCCCCGCCCCGGCAGCCGGAGCGCGAGGTCGGCGACGATCGCGCCCTCCGGTCCGACGACGAAGCGAATCATCGCCGCCTTCTCGGCGCGCACGCGGGTGACCAAACACCGCCGCAGCGGCCCACGCTCGCGCGCATCGTCGGCATCGTCCTCGGCATCGTCCTCTGCGCCATCCGCGCGCAACGCCTCGGGCGCGTCGTGCGGCGACCGCGGATCAGGTGTGCGCTCAGGCGTCTTTCTGTTCCTTCTCTTCGTCATCGGCGAACCAATGCGCCCGCGCGGTCATGATGATGGCGCTCGCCCAGGCGGTGGCGGTCTCGTCGTCCAT
This portion of the Acidibrevibacterium fodinaquatile genome encodes:
- the infB gene encoding translation initiation factor IF-2, whose protein sequence is MTEGNDQDSGKGRLSLRPSGRLEGGRTVDAGSVRQSFSHGRSKVVQVEVRKKRSAAPVANPAAAPAPAAGSGSGRSEPASRAASSGVAGSGRALTAAELAARQRALVEQQREAARREAERREQEKISILSAAEEARRREEEARRAAEEEARRAAEEEAARRAAEAEAARRAAAPSAPAAAPAAATSGEEAAPRAAPRAPAAAPASKPAAPTETLRLRGARGEDDEDARPARRPGGAPPARKPQVPAVKKTAEDRRRGSRIDVQAALEDEDERVRSLASMRRQRDRERRQAELDRLRSDQVKVVRDVVLPESISVQELANRMAARAPEVIKTLMKLGVMATITQTIDADTAELVVQEFGHRAKRVSDSDVEIGLAGASDDDAAMIKRPPVVTVMGHVDHGKTSLLDALRATDVAAGEAGGITQHIGAYQVRLGSGERITFIDTPGHEAFTAMRARGASVTDIVVLVVAADDGVMPQTIEAIRHAKAAGAPIIVAINKMDKPGAKPDRVRNDLLSHDIVVESLGGDTQEVEVSALKRTGLDKLEEAILLQAEILDLRANPQRAAEGTVIESRLDRGRGPVATVLVQKGTLRQGDIVVAGAEWGRVRAMLDDRGQPLREALPSAPVEILGLAGVPGAGEPLVAVENEARAREISEFRQRKARERVNAGVAAGRGTLDQMLARIQAGEQKEVAVLIKADVQGSAEALAVTVSKLGSEEVKVRVLHAGVGQITESDIQLAKASEAVVVAFNVRATAQARELAQRDGVDIRYYSIIYEVADDVEKLVRGKTAPKAREKFLGYAEIRKVFDITKVGKVAGCMITEGVVKRGAGVRLLRDGVVIHQGELSQLKRFKDDVREVARGYECGLSFAGFNDLREGDIVECFETELVAA
- a CDS encoding RNA-binding protein: MRADGAEDDAEDDADDARERGPLRRCLVTRVRAEKAAMIRFVVGPEGAIVADLALRLPGRGMWLSARQDVLKAAATRGVFAHAAKRPVSVPSDLAANIAVGLRARIGETLGLARRAGQAVAGFDKAREWLLSGRAGLVVEAHDGSAEERARFLAAMKPRGMVAVVDPLSGAELGRVFARERVVHVALVAGRLAAMIAADTARLAGIEGRDVASSGDAA